A region of Daphnia carinata strain CSIRO-1 chromosome 10, CSIRO_AGI_Dcar_HiC_V3, whole genome shotgun sequence DNA encodes the following proteins:
- the LOC130701139 gene encoding neuropeptide FF receptor 2-like, with the protein MDFSNINFPFPLWITRPAWECALKIGFFVPVIVVSLVGNGLVIYLMATNRFLRTSINIFIWNLAIADLLTILLFPWIILIIDLYQMFILGAVICQIEGFLRVLLMLVDVFSLLAVSCDRFFAIVFPFRPRMGHLAAYIICGVIWILSAAIACPLITARVYKERQWKDILESWCIDNVSFSFFYYISLDAILVWFPLIVMTVLFICIFIIMKQRTSTCSAIQLKQLAQRHRIIRMLFFILIGFFICYLPFTISIIVRNKVVLGNTINSIPDWLRSLLYTSRYVMCVNTALNPIIYGFCNDNFRKAAAKQFPSLTWGVTPVASTISAASNNGRINTD; encoded by the exons atggatttttcGAACATCAACTTTCCCTTTCCGTTGTGGATTACTCGCCCAGCATGGGAGTGCGCACTGAAAATCGGTTTCTTCGTTCCTGTCATCGTCGTTAGCCTCGTAGGCAATGGCTTGGTGATTTATCTTATGGCGACCAATCGTTTTCTGCGTACGtccatcaacattttcatttggaatTTGGCAATCGCCGATCTCTTGACCATACTTCTCTTCCCGTGGATCATTCTCATCATCGACCTCTACCAAATGTTTATTCTTGGAGCG GTTATATGCCAAATAGAGGGATTTCTACGAG TGCTGCTGATGTTGGTGGACGTCTTCAGTTTGCTAGCTGTGAGTTGTGACCGGTTCTTTGCGATAGTATTTCCGTTTCGTCCGCGAATGGGTCACTTGGCAGCATACATCATTTGTGGTGTCATCTGGATCCTTTCGGCAGCAATTGCCTGTCCCCTCATCACCGCCCGGGTCTACAAA GAACGTCAATGGAAGGACATTTTGGAATCGTGGTGCATCgacaatgtttcattttcttttttctactaCATCTCCCTGGACGCCATTCTTGTTTGGTTCCCGTTGATCGTCATGACTGTCCTCTTCATTTGCATCTTTATCATA ATGAAACAGCGGACGTCTACCTGTTCGGCCATCCAACTGAAGCAATTGGCTCAGAGACATAGAATTATTCGGATGCTGTTCTTCATTCTAATCGGCTTCTTTATTTGCTACCTACCTTTCACCATTTCCATCATCGTTCGAAACAAAGTAGTCCTCGGAAACACAATCAATAGC ATCCCTGATTGGCTGCGCTCTCTGCTGTACACGTCTCGTTACGTCATGTGCGTCAACACAGCCCTCAACCCCATCATCTACGGATTCTGCAATGACAATTTCAGAAAAGCGGCGGCCAAACAATTTCCGTCCCTGACGTGGGGCGTCACTCCGGTGGCTTCGACAATTTCAGCTGCATCGAACAACGGACGAATCAATACCGActga
- the LOC130701100 gene encoding calpain-9-like isoform X1, with protein sequence MRFVDNLLVNQIRPLFTAPTYCLVPRLFLRLHPARRAMPHKWRSAPIADGAVHRQQHQPAPPPPPQWANNGWPPPREDKQSTLSRYWTNEKTAKDQGRGGLASGAVGGTSVGGARHLPSNYHQLKRVCRDRGLLFDDPDFPSTTRSLYANKKPANLGGPITWLRPHDICQRPTFIANGASRFDVEQGELGDPWLLAAISSLTLTPRFLDRVVPPDQTFDLHYCGLFRFRFWHFGDWVEVVIDDKLPTVRGKLVYLHSSDPQEFWAALLEKAYAKLYGNYENLHAGFTTKALQDLTGGIVQSFCLSQQDKFLTYQVLNSAVPRSTLLIASISFGEKEASSGKQPRALRLRNGLMSQTAYSVTGLARVRSSSRGEVPLVRLRNPWGRGEWSGPWSERSWEWDSLSERDKELLSVRVRNEGEFWMSFEDFSKQFTHLDLVHIGPDDWMNEPALHSKKPWRAVLARRRWRAGYNAGGGPHYLETTAMNPQFFVQIPRTAATSSKCHVVVSVTQHYETRDGLHLLGKQKKMGAAGCASGGGSGAGSAINRAMHAIGFAVYEVPPNVNRLTAHFVAEHKPLDVTNHSVAREVVTFFTLPPGDYVVVPQTGVAHCEGKFLLRIFTDEHSNIWEVNEDNMIFRNVAAEGFEDGFKHPEVRSTFNKLAIKYPTEIDAAILMKILKQYNCFRWSGNNADLVRPVSVSSNVGSPSGCCSNVPCFNSLMGSEKPPSLELCKSLIMLRDFNISGKINLIDVPALLHTLHFWRVAFSKYDRAHGGKTSSYNLRPILWESGLTVSNKVLECLVLRFAKNRVLTAEAFVMALVRLHLAHERYLSIDSKMKGSPLSLEEMILMTIYS encoded by the exons atgAGATTTGTTGACAATCTGTTGGTCAATCAGATTCGTCCGTTATTTACTGCACCCACCTACTGCCTTGTCCCTCGCTTATTCCTCCGCCTACACCCGGCCAGACGAGCCATGCCACACAAGTGGAGATCAGCGCCGATCG CAGATGGAGCGGTTCATCGACAGCAACACCAACCTGCACCTCCGCCACCGCCGCAATGGGCAAACAACGGATGGCCTCCTCCGCGTGAAGACAAACAGTCCACTTTATCACG gtACTGGACGAATGAAAAGACGGCCAAGGATCAAGGACGGGGAGGTTTGGCCAGCGGCGCTGTTGGTGGGACGAGCGTCGGAGGTGCCCGGCATCTGCCGTCCAACTACCACCAGTTGAAACGCGTGTGCCGCGACAGGGGATTGCTCTTTGACGATCCCGATTTCCCGTCCACCACCAGATCGCTCTATGCCAACAAGAAGCCGGCCAATTTAGGAGGACCCATCACCTGGCTCAGACCACAC GATATTTGCCAGCGGCCAACATTCATCGCCAACGGGGCATCAAGGTTCGATGTGGAACAAGGCGAACTGGGCGATCCTTG GTTGCTGGCCGCCATCTCGTCGCTGACGCTAACGCCGCGTTTCCTCGATCGAGTCGTCCCGCCCGACCAGACCTTCGACCTCCACTACTGCGGCCTCTTCAG GTTTCGGTTCTGGCACTTTGGCGATTGGGTGGAAGTGGTCATCGACGACAAACTGCCCACCGTCCGGGGCAAACTAGTCTACCTACACTCGAGCGATCCGCAAGAATTTTGGGCAGCTTTGCTAGAAAAAGCTTACGCCAA gCTGTACGGCAATTACGAAAACCTTCACGCGGGATTCACGACCAAAGCCTTACAAGACCTTACCGGCGGCATTGTACAG AGCTTTTGCCTGTCGCAACAGGACAAATTCCTGACGTATCAGGTGCTAAACAGCGCCGTACCTCGCTCGACGCTCCTCATCGCCAGCATCAGTTTCGGCGAGAAGGAGGCGTCGTCCGGGAAGCAACCGCGGGCTCTGCGGCTGCGCAATGGTCTCATGTCGCAGACGGCGTACAGTGTGACGGGATTGGCGCGGGTGCGGAGCAGCAGCCGCGGCGAAGTGCCGCTAGTCCGTCTGAGGAACCCTTGGGGTCGCGGAGAATGGAGCGGCCCGTGGTCGGAGCGCTCTTGGGAGTGGGATTCACTCTCGGAGCGTGACAAGGAACTCTTGTCCGTCCGCGTCCGTAACGAAGGAGAATTCTG GATGTCTTTCGAAGACTTTTCTAAGCAATTTACGCACCTGGACTTGGTTCATATCGGGCCCGATGATTGGATGAACGAGCCAGCGCTTCATTCGAAGAAACCTTGGCGAGCTGTTTTGGCTAGACGTAGATGGCGAGCCGGATATAACGCCGGAGGAGGGCCGCATTACCTGG AGACGACGGCCATGAACCCGCAGTTCTTCGTCCAGATCCCGCGGACGGCCGCCACCAGTTCCAAGTGCCACGTGGTCGTCTCGGTGACGCAGCACTACGAAACTCGCGACGGGCTTCACCTACTcggcaaacaaaagaaaatgggcgcCGCCGGTTGCGCTAGTGGCGGTGGAAGCGGTGCCGGTTCGGCTATCAATCGGGCCATGCACGCCATCGGTTTCGCCGTCTACGAGGTGCCACCCAACGTCAACCGACTCACCGCTCACTTTGTCGCCGAACAC AAACCACTGGACGTAACCAATCATTCAGTGGCAAGGGAAGTGGTGACGTTCTTCACACTGCCGCCGGGAGACTACGTGGTGGTCCCGCAGACGGGCGTCGCCCACTGCGAGGGGAAATTCCTGTTGCGCATCTTCACCGACGAACACAGCAATATTTg GGAAGTCAACGAAGATAACATGATCTTCAGGAACGTGGCAGCTGAAGGTTTCGAAGATGGATTTAAACAT CCAGAAGTTCGGAGCACTTTCAACAAATTGGCAATCAAATATCCCACTGAGATCGACGCCGCCATTTTGATGAAAATCCTAAAACAGTACAACTGCTTTAGATGGTCGGGCAACAACGCCGATCTCGTCCGCCCGGTTAGTGTCAGTAGCAACGTCGGCAGTCCCTCGGGTTGTTGCTCCAACGTTCCGTGTTTCAATTCGCTCATGGGCTCGGAGAAGCCGCCCAGTCTCGAGTTGTGCAAAAGTCTGATCATGCTCAGGGACTTTAACATTAGtggaaaaatcaatttaattGACGTTCCCGCTCTTCTTCACACACTTCACTTTTGGCgg GTGGCCTTTAGCAAATACGACCGAGCTCATGGCGGAAAGACGAGTAGCTACAACTTGAGGCCAATTTTATGGGAATCTGGATTGACCGTCAGCAACAAAGTACTCGAATGTCTGGTCCTTCGCTTCGCCAAAAATCGGGTCCTCACAGCCGAAGCCTTCGTCATGGCTCTCGTCCGTCTTCATTTGGCACACG AGCGATATCTCAGCATTGACTCGAAGATGAAAGGCAGTCCGCTGTCGCTGGAAGAG ATGATTTTGATGACCATTTACTCGTGA
- the LOC130701100 gene encoding calpain-9-like isoform X2: protein MRFVDNLLVNQIRPLFTAPTYCLVPRLFLRLHPARRAMPHKWRSAPIDGAVHRQQHQPAPPPPPQWANNGWPPPREDKQSTLSRYWTNEKTAKDQGRGGLASGAVGGTSVGGARHLPSNYHQLKRVCRDRGLLFDDPDFPSTTRSLYANKKPANLGGPITWLRPHDICQRPTFIANGASRFDVEQGELGDPWLLAAISSLTLTPRFLDRVVPPDQTFDLHYCGLFRFRFWHFGDWVEVVIDDKLPTVRGKLVYLHSSDPQEFWAALLEKAYAKLYGNYENLHAGFTTKALQDLTGGIVQSFCLSQQDKFLTYQVLNSAVPRSTLLIASISFGEKEASSGKQPRALRLRNGLMSQTAYSVTGLARVRSSSRGEVPLVRLRNPWGRGEWSGPWSERSWEWDSLSERDKELLSVRVRNEGEFWMSFEDFSKQFTHLDLVHIGPDDWMNEPALHSKKPWRAVLARRRWRAGYNAGGGPHYLETTAMNPQFFVQIPRTAATSSKCHVVVSVTQHYETRDGLHLLGKQKKMGAAGCASGGGSGAGSAINRAMHAIGFAVYEVPPNVNRLTAHFVAEHKPLDVTNHSVAREVVTFFTLPPGDYVVVPQTGVAHCEGKFLLRIFTDEHSNIWEVNEDNMIFRNVAAEGFEDGFKHPEVRSTFNKLAIKYPTEIDAAILMKILKQYNCFRWSGNNADLVRPVSVSSNVGSPSGCCSNVPCFNSLMGSEKPPSLELCKSLIMLRDFNISGKINLIDVPALLHTLHFWRVAFSKYDRAHGGKTSSYNLRPILWESGLTVSNKVLECLVLRFAKNRVLTAEAFVMALVRLHLAHERYLSIDSKMKGSPLSLEEMILMTIYS, encoded by the exons atgAGATTTGTTGACAATCTGTTGGTCAATCAGATTCGTCCGTTATTTACTGCACCCACCTACTGCCTTGTCCCTCGCTTATTCCTCCGCCTACACCCGGCCAGACGAGCCATGCCACACAAGTGGAGATCAGCGCCGATCG ATGGAGCGGTTCATCGACAGCAACACCAACCTGCACCTCCGCCACCGCCGCAATGGGCAAACAACGGATGGCCTCCTCCGCGTGAAGACAAACAGTCCACTTTATCACG gtACTGGACGAATGAAAAGACGGCCAAGGATCAAGGACGGGGAGGTTTGGCCAGCGGCGCTGTTGGTGGGACGAGCGTCGGAGGTGCCCGGCATCTGCCGTCCAACTACCACCAGTTGAAACGCGTGTGCCGCGACAGGGGATTGCTCTTTGACGATCCCGATTTCCCGTCCACCACCAGATCGCTCTATGCCAACAAGAAGCCGGCCAATTTAGGAGGACCCATCACCTGGCTCAGACCACAC GATATTTGCCAGCGGCCAACATTCATCGCCAACGGGGCATCAAGGTTCGATGTGGAACAAGGCGAACTGGGCGATCCTTG GTTGCTGGCCGCCATCTCGTCGCTGACGCTAACGCCGCGTTTCCTCGATCGAGTCGTCCCGCCCGACCAGACCTTCGACCTCCACTACTGCGGCCTCTTCAG GTTTCGGTTCTGGCACTTTGGCGATTGGGTGGAAGTGGTCATCGACGACAAACTGCCCACCGTCCGGGGCAAACTAGTCTACCTACACTCGAGCGATCCGCAAGAATTTTGGGCAGCTTTGCTAGAAAAAGCTTACGCCAA gCTGTACGGCAATTACGAAAACCTTCACGCGGGATTCACGACCAAAGCCTTACAAGACCTTACCGGCGGCATTGTACAG AGCTTTTGCCTGTCGCAACAGGACAAATTCCTGACGTATCAGGTGCTAAACAGCGCCGTACCTCGCTCGACGCTCCTCATCGCCAGCATCAGTTTCGGCGAGAAGGAGGCGTCGTCCGGGAAGCAACCGCGGGCTCTGCGGCTGCGCAATGGTCTCATGTCGCAGACGGCGTACAGTGTGACGGGATTGGCGCGGGTGCGGAGCAGCAGCCGCGGCGAAGTGCCGCTAGTCCGTCTGAGGAACCCTTGGGGTCGCGGAGAATGGAGCGGCCCGTGGTCGGAGCGCTCTTGGGAGTGGGATTCACTCTCGGAGCGTGACAAGGAACTCTTGTCCGTCCGCGTCCGTAACGAAGGAGAATTCTG GATGTCTTTCGAAGACTTTTCTAAGCAATTTACGCACCTGGACTTGGTTCATATCGGGCCCGATGATTGGATGAACGAGCCAGCGCTTCATTCGAAGAAACCTTGGCGAGCTGTTTTGGCTAGACGTAGATGGCGAGCCGGATATAACGCCGGAGGAGGGCCGCATTACCTGG AGACGACGGCCATGAACCCGCAGTTCTTCGTCCAGATCCCGCGGACGGCCGCCACCAGTTCCAAGTGCCACGTGGTCGTCTCGGTGACGCAGCACTACGAAACTCGCGACGGGCTTCACCTACTcggcaaacaaaagaaaatgggcgcCGCCGGTTGCGCTAGTGGCGGTGGAAGCGGTGCCGGTTCGGCTATCAATCGGGCCATGCACGCCATCGGTTTCGCCGTCTACGAGGTGCCACCCAACGTCAACCGACTCACCGCTCACTTTGTCGCCGAACAC AAACCACTGGACGTAACCAATCATTCAGTGGCAAGGGAAGTGGTGACGTTCTTCACACTGCCGCCGGGAGACTACGTGGTGGTCCCGCAGACGGGCGTCGCCCACTGCGAGGGGAAATTCCTGTTGCGCATCTTCACCGACGAACACAGCAATATTTg GGAAGTCAACGAAGATAACATGATCTTCAGGAACGTGGCAGCTGAAGGTTTCGAAGATGGATTTAAACAT CCAGAAGTTCGGAGCACTTTCAACAAATTGGCAATCAAATATCCCACTGAGATCGACGCCGCCATTTTGATGAAAATCCTAAAACAGTACAACTGCTTTAGATGGTCGGGCAACAACGCCGATCTCGTCCGCCCGGTTAGTGTCAGTAGCAACGTCGGCAGTCCCTCGGGTTGTTGCTCCAACGTTCCGTGTTTCAATTCGCTCATGGGCTCGGAGAAGCCGCCCAGTCTCGAGTTGTGCAAAAGTCTGATCATGCTCAGGGACTTTAACATTAGtggaaaaatcaatttaattGACGTTCCCGCTCTTCTTCACACACTTCACTTTTGGCgg GTGGCCTTTAGCAAATACGACCGAGCTCATGGCGGAAAGACGAGTAGCTACAACTTGAGGCCAATTTTATGGGAATCTGGATTGACCGTCAGCAACAAAGTACTCGAATGTCTGGTCCTTCGCTTCGCCAAAAATCGGGTCCTCACAGCCGAAGCCTTCGTCATGGCTCTCGTCCGTCTTCATTTGGCACACG AGCGATATCTCAGCATTGACTCGAAGATGAAAGGCAGTCCGCTGTCGCTGGAAGAG ATGATTTTGATGACCATTTACTCGTGA
- the LOC130701100 gene encoding calpain-9-like isoform X4, protein MLYKNSTEPPVPPTAPADGAVHRQQHQPAPPPPPQWANNGWPPPREDKQSTLSRYWTNEKTAKDQGRGGLASGAVGGTSVGGARHLPSNYHQLKRVCRDRGLLFDDPDFPSTTRSLYANKKPANLGGPITWLRPHDICQRPTFIANGASRFDVEQGELGDPWLLAAISSLTLTPRFLDRVVPPDQTFDLHYCGLFRFRFWHFGDWVEVVIDDKLPTVRGKLVYLHSSDPQEFWAALLEKAYAKLYGNYENLHAGFTTKALQDLTGGIVQSFCLSQQDKFLTYQVLNSAVPRSTLLIASISFGEKEASSGKQPRALRLRNGLMSQTAYSVTGLARVRSSSRGEVPLVRLRNPWGRGEWSGPWSERSWEWDSLSERDKELLSVRVRNEGEFWMSFEDFSKQFTHLDLVHIGPDDWMNEPALHSKKPWRAVLARRRWRAGYNAGGGPHYLETTAMNPQFFVQIPRTAATSSKCHVVVSVTQHYETRDGLHLLGKQKKMGAAGCASGGGSGAGSAINRAMHAIGFAVYEVPPNVNRLTAHFVAEHKPLDVTNHSVAREVVTFFTLPPGDYVVVPQTGVAHCEGKFLLRIFTDEHSNIWEVNEDNMIFRNVAAEGFEDGFKHPEVRSTFNKLAIKYPTEIDAAILMKILKQYNCFRWSGNNADLVRPVSVSSNVGSPSGCCSNVPCFNSLMGSEKPPSLELCKSLIMLRDFNISGKINLIDVPALLHTLHFWRVAFSKYDRAHGGKTSSYNLRPILWESGLTVSNKVLECLVLRFAKNRVLTAEAFVMALVRLHLAHERYLSIDSKMKGSPLSLEEMILMTIYS, encoded by the exons ATGGAGCGGTTCATCGACAGCAACACCAACCTGCACCTCCGCCACCGCCGCAATGGGCAAACAACGGATGGCCTCCTCCGCGTGAAGACAAACAGTCCACTTTATCACG gtACTGGACGAATGAAAAGACGGCCAAGGATCAAGGACGGGGAGGTTTGGCCAGCGGCGCTGTTGGTGGGACGAGCGTCGGAGGTGCCCGGCATCTGCCGTCCAACTACCACCAGTTGAAACGCGTGTGCCGCGACAGGGGATTGCTCTTTGACGATCCCGATTTCCCGTCCACCACCAGATCGCTCTATGCCAACAAGAAGCCGGCCAATTTAGGAGGACCCATCACCTGGCTCAGACCACAC GATATTTGCCAGCGGCCAACATTCATCGCCAACGGGGCATCAAGGTTCGATGTGGAACAAGGCGAACTGGGCGATCCTTG GTTGCTGGCCGCCATCTCGTCGCTGACGCTAACGCCGCGTTTCCTCGATCGAGTCGTCCCGCCCGACCAGACCTTCGACCTCCACTACTGCGGCCTCTTCAG GTTTCGGTTCTGGCACTTTGGCGATTGGGTGGAAGTGGTCATCGACGACAAACTGCCCACCGTCCGGGGCAAACTAGTCTACCTACACTCGAGCGATCCGCAAGAATTTTGGGCAGCTTTGCTAGAAAAAGCTTACGCCAA gCTGTACGGCAATTACGAAAACCTTCACGCGGGATTCACGACCAAAGCCTTACAAGACCTTACCGGCGGCATTGTACAG AGCTTTTGCCTGTCGCAACAGGACAAATTCCTGACGTATCAGGTGCTAAACAGCGCCGTACCTCGCTCGACGCTCCTCATCGCCAGCATCAGTTTCGGCGAGAAGGAGGCGTCGTCCGGGAAGCAACCGCGGGCTCTGCGGCTGCGCAATGGTCTCATGTCGCAGACGGCGTACAGTGTGACGGGATTGGCGCGGGTGCGGAGCAGCAGCCGCGGCGAAGTGCCGCTAGTCCGTCTGAGGAACCCTTGGGGTCGCGGAGAATGGAGCGGCCCGTGGTCGGAGCGCTCTTGGGAGTGGGATTCACTCTCGGAGCGTGACAAGGAACTCTTGTCCGTCCGCGTCCGTAACGAAGGAGAATTCTG GATGTCTTTCGAAGACTTTTCTAAGCAATTTACGCACCTGGACTTGGTTCATATCGGGCCCGATGATTGGATGAACGAGCCAGCGCTTCATTCGAAGAAACCTTGGCGAGCTGTTTTGGCTAGACGTAGATGGCGAGCCGGATATAACGCCGGAGGAGGGCCGCATTACCTGG AGACGACGGCCATGAACCCGCAGTTCTTCGTCCAGATCCCGCGGACGGCCGCCACCAGTTCCAAGTGCCACGTGGTCGTCTCGGTGACGCAGCACTACGAAACTCGCGACGGGCTTCACCTACTcggcaaacaaaagaaaatgggcgcCGCCGGTTGCGCTAGTGGCGGTGGAAGCGGTGCCGGTTCGGCTATCAATCGGGCCATGCACGCCATCGGTTTCGCCGTCTACGAGGTGCCACCCAACGTCAACCGACTCACCGCTCACTTTGTCGCCGAACAC AAACCACTGGACGTAACCAATCATTCAGTGGCAAGGGAAGTGGTGACGTTCTTCACACTGCCGCCGGGAGACTACGTGGTGGTCCCGCAGACGGGCGTCGCCCACTGCGAGGGGAAATTCCTGTTGCGCATCTTCACCGACGAACACAGCAATATTTg GGAAGTCAACGAAGATAACATGATCTTCAGGAACGTGGCAGCTGAAGGTTTCGAAGATGGATTTAAACAT CCAGAAGTTCGGAGCACTTTCAACAAATTGGCAATCAAATATCCCACTGAGATCGACGCCGCCATTTTGATGAAAATCCTAAAACAGTACAACTGCTTTAGATGGTCGGGCAACAACGCCGATCTCGTCCGCCCGGTTAGTGTCAGTAGCAACGTCGGCAGTCCCTCGGGTTGTTGCTCCAACGTTCCGTGTTTCAATTCGCTCATGGGCTCGGAGAAGCCGCCCAGTCTCGAGTTGTGCAAAAGTCTGATCATGCTCAGGGACTTTAACATTAGtggaaaaatcaatttaattGACGTTCCCGCTCTTCTTCACACACTTCACTTTTGGCgg GTGGCCTTTAGCAAATACGACCGAGCTCATGGCGGAAAGACGAGTAGCTACAACTTGAGGCCAATTTTATGGGAATCTGGATTGACCGTCAGCAACAAAGTACTCGAATGTCTGGTCCTTCGCTTCGCCAAAAATCGGGTCCTCACAGCCGAAGCCTTCGTCATGGCTCTCGTCCGTCTTCATTTGGCACACG AGCGATATCTCAGCATTGACTCGAAGATGAAAGGCAGTCCGCTGTCGCTGGAAGAG ATGATTTTGATGACCATTTACTCGTGA
- the LOC130701100 gene encoding calpain-9-like isoform X3: MLYKNSTEPPVPPTAPAADGAVHRQQHQPAPPPPPQWANNGWPPPREDKQSTLSRYWTNEKTAKDQGRGGLASGAVGGTSVGGARHLPSNYHQLKRVCRDRGLLFDDPDFPSTTRSLYANKKPANLGGPITWLRPHDICQRPTFIANGASRFDVEQGELGDPWLLAAISSLTLTPRFLDRVVPPDQTFDLHYCGLFRFRFWHFGDWVEVVIDDKLPTVRGKLVYLHSSDPQEFWAALLEKAYAKLYGNYENLHAGFTTKALQDLTGGIVQSFCLSQQDKFLTYQVLNSAVPRSTLLIASISFGEKEASSGKQPRALRLRNGLMSQTAYSVTGLARVRSSSRGEVPLVRLRNPWGRGEWSGPWSERSWEWDSLSERDKELLSVRVRNEGEFWMSFEDFSKQFTHLDLVHIGPDDWMNEPALHSKKPWRAVLARRRWRAGYNAGGGPHYLETTAMNPQFFVQIPRTAATSSKCHVVVSVTQHYETRDGLHLLGKQKKMGAAGCASGGGSGAGSAINRAMHAIGFAVYEVPPNVNRLTAHFVAEHKPLDVTNHSVAREVVTFFTLPPGDYVVVPQTGVAHCEGKFLLRIFTDEHSNIWEVNEDNMIFRNVAAEGFEDGFKHPEVRSTFNKLAIKYPTEIDAAILMKILKQYNCFRWSGNNADLVRPVSVSSNVGSPSGCCSNVPCFNSLMGSEKPPSLELCKSLIMLRDFNISGKINLIDVPALLHTLHFWRVAFSKYDRAHGGKTSSYNLRPILWESGLTVSNKVLECLVLRFAKNRVLTAEAFVMALVRLHLAHERYLSIDSKMKGSPLSLEEMILMTIYS; the protein is encoded by the exons CAGATGGAGCGGTTCATCGACAGCAACACCAACCTGCACCTCCGCCACCGCCGCAATGGGCAAACAACGGATGGCCTCCTCCGCGTGAAGACAAACAGTCCACTTTATCACG gtACTGGACGAATGAAAAGACGGCCAAGGATCAAGGACGGGGAGGTTTGGCCAGCGGCGCTGTTGGTGGGACGAGCGTCGGAGGTGCCCGGCATCTGCCGTCCAACTACCACCAGTTGAAACGCGTGTGCCGCGACAGGGGATTGCTCTTTGACGATCCCGATTTCCCGTCCACCACCAGATCGCTCTATGCCAACAAGAAGCCGGCCAATTTAGGAGGACCCATCACCTGGCTCAGACCACAC GATATTTGCCAGCGGCCAACATTCATCGCCAACGGGGCATCAAGGTTCGATGTGGAACAAGGCGAACTGGGCGATCCTTG GTTGCTGGCCGCCATCTCGTCGCTGACGCTAACGCCGCGTTTCCTCGATCGAGTCGTCCCGCCCGACCAGACCTTCGACCTCCACTACTGCGGCCTCTTCAG GTTTCGGTTCTGGCACTTTGGCGATTGGGTGGAAGTGGTCATCGACGACAAACTGCCCACCGTCCGGGGCAAACTAGTCTACCTACACTCGAGCGATCCGCAAGAATTTTGGGCAGCTTTGCTAGAAAAAGCTTACGCCAA gCTGTACGGCAATTACGAAAACCTTCACGCGGGATTCACGACCAAAGCCTTACAAGACCTTACCGGCGGCATTGTACAG AGCTTTTGCCTGTCGCAACAGGACAAATTCCTGACGTATCAGGTGCTAAACAGCGCCGTACCTCGCTCGACGCTCCTCATCGCCAGCATCAGTTTCGGCGAGAAGGAGGCGTCGTCCGGGAAGCAACCGCGGGCTCTGCGGCTGCGCAATGGTCTCATGTCGCAGACGGCGTACAGTGTGACGGGATTGGCGCGGGTGCGGAGCAGCAGCCGCGGCGAAGTGCCGCTAGTCCGTCTGAGGAACCCTTGGGGTCGCGGAGAATGGAGCGGCCCGTGGTCGGAGCGCTCTTGGGAGTGGGATTCACTCTCGGAGCGTGACAAGGAACTCTTGTCCGTCCGCGTCCGTAACGAAGGAGAATTCTG GATGTCTTTCGAAGACTTTTCTAAGCAATTTACGCACCTGGACTTGGTTCATATCGGGCCCGATGATTGGATGAACGAGCCAGCGCTTCATTCGAAGAAACCTTGGCGAGCTGTTTTGGCTAGACGTAGATGGCGAGCCGGATATAACGCCGGAGGAGGGCCGCATTACCTGG AGACGACGGCCATGAACCCGCAGTTCTTCGTCCAGATCCCGCGGACGGCCGCCACCAGTTCCAAGTGCCACGTGGTCGTCTCGGTGACGCAGCACTACGAAACTCGCGACGGGCTTCACCTACTcggcaaacaaaagaaaatgggcgcCGCCGGTTGCGCTAGTGGCGGTGGAAGCGGTGCCGGTTCGGCTATCAATCGGGCCATGCACGCCATCGGTTTCGCCGTCTACGAGGTGCCACCCAACGTCAACCGACTCACCGCTCACTTTGTCGCCGAACAC AAACCACTGGACGTAACCAATCATTCAGTGGCAAGGGAAGTGGTGACGTTCTTCACACTGCCGCCGGGAGACTACGTGGTGGTCCCGCAGACGGGCGTCGCCCACTGCGAGGGGAAATTCCTGTTGCGCATCTTCACCGACGAACACAGCAATATTTg GGAAGTCAACGAAGATAACATGATCTTCAGGAACGTGGCAGCTGAAGGTTTCGAAGATGGATTTAAACAT CCAGAAGTTCGGAGCACTTTCAACAAATTGGCAATCAAATATCCCACTGAGATCGACGCCGCCATTTTGATGAAAATCCTAAAACAGTACAACTGCTTTAGATGGTCGGGCAACAACGCCGATCTCGTCCGCCCGGTTAGTGTCAGTAGCAACGTCGGCAGTCCCTCGGGTTGTTGCTCCAACGTTCCGTGTTTCAATTCGCTCATGGGCTCGGAGAAGCCGCCCAGTCTCGAGTTGTGCAAAAGTCTGATCATGCTCAGGGACTTTAACATTAGtggaaaaatcaatttaattGACGTTCCCGCTCTTCTTCACACACTTCACTTTTGGCgg GTGGCCTTTAGCAAATACGACCGAGCTCATGGCGGAAAGACGAGTAGCTACAACTTGAGGCCAATTTTATGGGAATCTGGATTGACCGTCAGCAACAAAGTACTCGAATGTCTGGTCCTTCGCTTCGCCAAAAATCGGGTCCTCACAGCCGAAGCCTTCGTCATGGCTCTCGTCCGTCTTCATTTGGCACACG AGCGATATCTCAGCATTGACTCGAAGATGAAAGGCAGTCCGCTGTCGCTGGAAGAG ATGATTTTGATGACCATTTACTCGTGA